Genomic window (Jeotgalibacillus aurantiacus):
TTGGCGATGGGTTGTCACTTCTATCCCCGTGTATTCCCAAATCTATCTAACAAAAACATCATTTTTGAAATTTCCTAAGAAAGTGGACAGGGAATGTACGATCAAGTACGATGGATGAAAATCGGAAAGAAAAGGGTTGGGGCCGATGGATATCCAAACGGTACTGTCAACCATTATTGTGATGGGATTGATGATTGCTACAGGATCCATTTTTGCAATGAAGGTGAATGTAACGTCGGAAGTGAAATCCGTTTTAATTTTACTCATTTTAAATATTGCGGTGCCGGCAGTCATTTTAAATGGTGTGTTCAGTGTGGACTTGACTGGTGGCGCACTCGCTGAAGCGGGAATGATTTTCGGTATATCGATTGTCTATCATCTCGCAGCGCTTGTGCTTGTCGGAGTGGCGGCTTATTTGCTGAGACTTCGTTCTGTATTTGCTAAAAAAATGATGATCCTTGGAGCTCTTGGAAACACGGGGTTTATTGGTATTCCTCTTGCTGCTGCCATCTTTGGACCTGCAGGCGGTTTCCTCGCAGCGATCTTTGACGCAGGACTCAGTTTGACGGTATATACCATCGTCATCTATCTGTTGCAAGCGGAAGGGAAATTTCATATCAGGCAGCTGAAAGCAGTCATTAATATGCCTGTTGGCGCAATCGTGATTGGTATATTGGCTGCGGTAAGCGGTTTTCAGCCACCGGGGATGATGATTCAATTTGTAGAAATGCTCGCAGCGCTGGCTGCACCCATGGCTATGCTGTATGTAGGGATGTTACTGCCACCACTGCTTAAAAAGAAACGGGAGATCTTCTTTCCGGAACTATGGTTTCCTTTATCCTTCAGGCTGATGGTGATTCCGCTTTTAATGATGCTGATCCTTCAGCTGTTTTCATTTACCGGATGGACGGCACAGCTGATTGTGATTCAGACAGCGATGCCGACCGCTATGATTACCGCTGTGCTATTTTCAAAGTTTACGAGTGAAGAAGAGACAGCAGTGGTCACCATTTTTGCTTCCACACTGCTGAGTCTGATTACCATTCCTTTCATTGCATGGCTCATGATTTGACGGAGGGGTTTCTGTTGATGGAAAATGTGGTATGAGAACAGGAGAATGAAAGGAGAGGATCAAAGTGACAAATCAATTCACCGGTTACATTGGTACATATACAAGAAAGTCCAGTAAAGGTATTTATCAGATTGAACTGAATACAGAAACAGGATCACTTTCAGTAAAGGGAGTAGCAGCGAAAGGGGACAGTCCAACCTATGTAAACGCGGATCACTCGCAGGGCTATTTGTATGCCGTGGCACCTGGTGGTTTGTCAGCCTATCAAGTCGACCAGCAGACGGGGGAACTGACGTATATCAATCACCTTAACGTAAAAGATGGTTCTCCTTGTCATCTAAGTGTGAGTCCTGACGGAAAGTTTGCAGCAGCTGCTTTTTACCATGACGGTACACTTGCGCTTTACAGCCGTGATCCGGAAACAGGCGCATTAAAGGAGCAACTTGATGTCGTGAAGCATGAAGGTGAAGGTCCTAACAAAGACAGACAGGATGCTGCACACACTCATTACAGCGGATTTTCACCTGACGGGCGCTATATAGTCGCTGTTGATCTCGGAACAGACGAAATCATTTCCTATCGTTATCAGGAAGGAGCGCTGCAAGAGGCGTCTGTGTTCAAAACAGAAGCAGGAGCAGGACCACGTCACCTTGTCTTCCACCCTGAACAGCCTCTGGCATACTGCATGACAGAGCTCACCAATGAAGTACTGACCCTTGCCTATGATAAAGAAACAGGAAACTTCCGACAGCTTCAGGCAATCCCAGCTATTCCAGGTGATTTCACTGAAAACAGTCAGGGAAGCGCGATTCATATCTCATCTGACGGTCGTTTCGTCTACGCAGGCAATCGTGGTCATAACTCCATCGCAGTCTACTCAGCGGATGAAAACAACGGTGAACTGACACATATTGAATACGTATCAACAGAAGGCAACTGGCCGCGTGACTTCGTCCTTGATCCAAGTGAAAAATATATCGTGGCATCCAATCAGGAAAGCGACAGTATCGTTCTCTTTAACCGCGATCCTGAAACAGGAAGACTCACATGGACAGGACAAAAAATCGAAGTACCGGAACCGGTATGCGTGAAATTTCTGAAGTGAAAATAATCACCTGAGAATACTGACATTATTGCGGATTGTCTTTAGAGAAGCGACAGGTAAACAGCTTAGTATGTCCCGATTCTTTAACAAAAACCGGGTGGTATAATCACACAACGAGGGCCGGACTCATCCGAAGACTTCTGTGGCGGAAAGGGACAGGTGAACCCCTTGTGCGAAGCACAAGGGGTTCACCGCCCGGCCCATAGAAAAGCGGAGGCGACTTGTCCAGCCCCGACAAGCATAAGGCGAAGATGAAAAGAGGGCTGACCTTCGCCCTCGTTCATCTTTGACCTATGACCTCGAGGGGCTAGTCGCCGCAGCTAGACAAAGGAAAGAGAAGGATGAGTCCGGCCCGACTTATAAAACCAAAAAAGCTGTACAGCACGATTCGCTGTACAGCTCTTCATTTTCATCAAACCGGCTGATCCGCTTCAACCTTTGCAAGCTTCTTAGCCTGCTGTTTCTGCCAGGCGATCGAAACCCCCATTGTAATTAACAAAATTACCAGCCCAAGCATAAATGGATACAGGATATTGATATCAAACAATGCTCCTGCAATGGTTGGTCCGAGCACGTTTCCGATACTCATATAAGTATTATTCATACCCATTGCAAACCCCTGCTCGTTACCGGCAAGCTTTGATACAAGCGTTGTCAGTACCGGGCGCAGTAAAGAAGTTGCAAGGAAGACAATCAATGTAATGATGAAAAAGCTTACGTAAGTTGACGCAAACAGTGTCATTAAAAATCCTGCAGCAGCAACCCCAAGGAAGATATTTAGCGTTGTACCTTCACCGAAACGTCTGACTACACGCTCTACTACGAACAGCTGGACAATAACGCTGATTATCCCTGTTGACGTAATCATAAGGGCAATGTCTGCCGGTGATGCACCGAATTGAATATCGACGAATAATCCGATCACTGTTTCATATGCCAACAAACCGAAGCTCATGATCAGTGTGATGAACAAGGGTATAAAGTAGGGTTTCTTTACCGAAAGCGCAAGTTTCTTCAGAAGTGGATCGTCACCTTCCACGATTTCCGGACGTTCATGCTCTGCAAGGCTTTCTTCCAATACGACAATGGAGAAAATGACAGCCACTAAAGAAACGAGAGCTGAAACGAGTAGAGGTGTTTTTAGTCCGAAGTCTGCCAGAAATCCACCGATTCCAGGTCCGATGACAATCCCGAGTGACATAGCAGCGGAGATGTAACTGTTTCCTTTTGCACGCTGATCGAGTGTTGTAATGTCAGCTACATAAGCGAAAATTGCAGGTACAAGAAGAGCCGCTCCAACCCCACCAATTACACGGGAAGAATATAAAATCCAAAGGTTATCAGCAAGGTAAAAAATAAACATAGACAGTGTCAGACCTGCCAGACCATAGATAATCATTTTTCT
Coding sequences:
- a CDS encoding MFS transporter; this encodes MTTFLAIKISFFIYSFVLIKKHHHLFSEKTDFRTIFHVYANVLTAVMDEYNIFRISKRHCNCGHFIEKEGINVGAEQKKKMIILMINMFIAIGSFGIIIPILPAYLESIGQGGQAAGLIIAIFAGAQLIMSPIAGKWTDVYGRRKMIIYGLAGLTLSMFIFYLADNLWILYSSRVIGGVGAALLVPAIFAYVADITTLDQRAKGNSYISAAMSLGIVIGPGIGGFLADFGLKTPLLVSALVSLVAVIFSIVVLEESLAEHERPEIVEGDDPLLKKLALSVKKPYFIPLFITLIMSFGLLAYETVIGLFVDIQFGASPADIALMITSTGIISVIVQLFVVERVVRRFGEGTTLNIFLGVAAAGFLMTLFASTYVSFFIITLIVFLATSLLRPVLTTLVSKLAGNEQGFAMGMNNTYMSIGNVLGPTIAGALFDINILYPFMLGLVILLITMGVSIAWQKQQAKKLAKVEADQPV
- a CDS encoding AEC family transporter, translating into MDIQTVLSTIIVMGLMIATGSIFAMKVNVTSEVKSVLILLILNIAVPAVILNGVFSVDLTGGALAEAGMIFGISIVYHLAALVLVGVAAYLLRLRSVFAKKMMILGALGNTGFIGIPLAAAIFGPAGGFLAAIFDAGLSLTVYTIVIYLLQAEGKFHIRQLKAVINMPVGAIVIGILAAVSGFQPPGMMIQFVEMLAALAAPMAMLYVGMLLPPLLKKKREIFFPELWFPLSFRLMVIPLLMMLILQLFSFTGWTAQLIVIQTAMPTAMITAVLFSKFTSEEETAVVTIFASTLLSLITIPFIAWLMI
- a CDS encoding lactonase family protein; translated protein: MKVTNQFTGYIGTYTRKSSKGIYQIELNTETGSLSVKGVAAKGDSPTYVNADHSQGYLYAVAPGGLSAYQVDQQTGELTYINHLNVKDGSPCHLSVSPDGKFAAAAFYHDGTLALYSRDPETGALKEQLDVVKHEGEGPNKDRQDAAHTHYSGFSPDGRYIVAVDLGTDEIISYRYQEGALQEASVFKTEAGAGPRHLVFHPEQPLAYCMTELTNEVLTLAYDKETGNFRQLQAIPAIPGDFTENSQGSAIHISSDGRFVYAGNRGHNSIAVYSADENNGELTHIEYVSTEGNWPRDFVLDPSEKYIVASNQESDSIVLFNRDPETGRLTWTGQKIEVPEPVCVKFLK